Proteins encoded by one window of Pseudorca crassidens isolate mPseCra1 chromosome 3, mPseCra1.hap1, whole genome shotgun sequence:
- the MED10 gene encoding mediator of RNA polymerase II transcription subunit 10, with the protein MAEKFDHLEEHLEKFVENIRQLGIIVSDFQPSSQAGLNQKLNFIVTGLQDIDKCRQQLHDITVPLEVFEYIDQGRNPQLYTKECLERALAKNEQVKGKIDTMKKFKSLLIQELSKVFPEDMAKYRSVRGEDHPPS; encoded by the exons ATGGCCGAGAAGTTCGACCACCTGGAGGAGCACCTGGAGAAGTTTGTGGAGAACATCCGGCAGCTCGGCATCATCGTCAGCGACTTCCAGCCCAGCAGCCAGGCCGGGCTCAACCAGAAGCT GAATTTTATTGTTACTGGCTTACAGGATATCGATAAATGCAGACAGCAACTTCATGATATTACTGTCCCTTTAGAAGTTTTTGA ATACATAGATCAAGGTCGAAATCCCCAACTCTATACCAAAGAGTGCCTGGAGAGGGCTCTGGCTAAAAATGAACAAGTTAAAGGCAAGATTGACACAATGAAG aaatTTAAAAGCCTGTTGATTCAAGAACTCTCTAAAGTATTTCCTGAGGACATGGCCAAGTACCGGAGCGTCCGGGGGGAAGACCATCCTCCTTCCTAA